Proteins encoded in a region of the Photobacterium profundum SS9 genome:
- the crr gene encoding PTS glucose transporter subunit IIA: MGLFDKLKKLVSDDSSEAGTIEIIAPISGEIVNIEDVPDVVFAEKIVGDGIAIKPSGNKMVAPVNGTIGKIFETNHAFSIESDDGIELFVHFGIDTVELKGEGFTRIAEEGQTVKVGDTVIEFDLALLEEKAKSTLTPVVISNMDEIKELNKLSGAVTVGETPVLRIKK; the protein is encoded by the coding sequence ATGGGTTTGTTTGACAAATTAAAGAAGCTGGTTTCTGACGACAGCAGCGAAGCTGGTACTATTGAAATCATCGCACCAATTTCTGGCGAAATCGTAAACATCGAAGATGTGCCAGATGTTGTTTTTGCAGAGAAAATTGTTGGTGACGGTATTGCTATCAAGCCTTCTGGCAACAAAATGGTTGCACCTGTAAACGGTACAATTGGCAAAATTTTTGAAACTAACCACGCTTTCTCTATCGAGTCTGACGATGGTATTGAGCTTTTCGTTCACTTTGGTATCGACACTGTTGAGCTTAAAGGTGAAGGCTTCACTCGTATCGCAGAAGAAGGTCAAACTGTTAAAGTTGGCGACACTGTAATCGAATTCGATCTTGCACTTCTTGAAGAGAAAGCTAAGTCAACTCTGACTCCAGTTGTTATCTCTAACATGGACGAGATCAAAGAGCTAAACAAGCTTTCTGGCGCTGTAACTGTGGGTGAAACTCCAGTACTACGCATCAAAAAGTAA
- the ptsI gene encoding phosphoenolpyruvate-protein phosphotransferase PtsI, with the protein MISGILASPGIAFGKALLLQEEEIVLSKTPISADQIDNEIQCFFDARKKSAEQLEVIKEKARITFGEEKEAIFEGHIMLLEDEELEEEIIAFIKDKKATAALAIHSIIEEQAMTLESLDDEYLKERATDIRDICNRFVKNALGISIVNLSAINEEVILVANDLTPSETAQINLDYVLGFITDIGGRTSHTSIMARSLELPAIVGTNDITTRVQDGDMLVLDAINNQVVINPTEGELAKFKAIRDQHQAEVEELAKLKDLPAITLDGKQVEVCGNIGTVKDCDGINRNGGEGVGLYRTEFLFMDRDSLPTEEEQYKAYKDVAEAMHGETVIIRTMDIGGDKDLPYLDLPKEMNPFLGWRAIRISLDRREILRDQLRGILRASAHGKIRIMFPMIISIEEIRELKAAIEEYKAELRTEGLAFDEQIEIGVMVETPAAAAIAHHLAKEVSFFSIGTNDLTQYTLAVDRGNELISHLYNPLSPAVLLVIKQVIDASHKEGKWTGMCGELAGDERATLLLLGMGLDEFSMSGISIPRIKKVIRNANFADVKAMAEQALAMPTAAEIEAHVEKFIAEKTIC; encoded by the coding sequence ATGATTTCAGGTATCCTGGCATCTCCGGGTATTGCTTTTGGTAAAGCACTACTATTGCAAGAAGAAGAAATTGTTCTTAGCAAAACTCCAATCTCAGCAGATCAGATCGACAACGAAATTCAGTGTTTTTTCGATGCTCGAAAGAAATCTGCCGAGCAACTAGAAGTAATCAAAGAAAAAGCACGTATCACCTTCGGTGAAGAGAAGGAAGCGATCTTTGAAGGTCACATCATGTTGCTTGAAGATGAAGAGCTTGAAGAGGAAATCATAGCTTTCATTAAAGATAAAAAAGCGACTGCTGCTCTTGCTATTCATTCAATTATTGAAGAACAAGCAATGACGCTAGAGTCATTAGATGACGAATACTTAAAAGAACGTGCTACTGATATCCGCGATATCTGCAACCGTTTTGTTAAAAATGCACTTGGCATTAGTATCGTTAATCTTAGTGCTATCAACGAAGAAGTGATTTTGGTTGCTAACGACCTTACGCCTTCTGAAACAGCACAAATCAACCTAGATTACGTACTTGGCTTCATTACTGATATTGGTGGCCGTACATCACACACCTCGATCATGGCTCGTTCTCTAGAGTTACCTGCTATCGTAGGTACCAATGATATTACAACTCGTGTTCAAGACGGTGACATGCTGGTTCTTGATGCAATCAATAACCAAGTCGTGATTAACCCAACTGAAGGCGAATTAGCTAAATTCAAAGCTATCCGTGATCAGCACCAAGCTGAAGTTGAAGAACTTGCTAAGCTGAAAGATCTTCCTGCTATTACCCTTGATGGTAAGCAAGTAGAAGTATGCGGTAACATTGGTACTGTTAAAGATTGTGACGGTATCAATCGTAACGGCGGTGAAGGTGTTGGTCTGTACCGTACAGAATTCCTGTTTATGGACCGTGACTCACTGCCTACAGAAGAAGAACAGTACAAAGCTTACAAAGACGTTGCTGAAGCTATGCACGGCGAAACCGTCATTATCCGTACAATGGATATCGGTGGCGACAAAGATCTTCCTTACTTAGATCTTCCTAAAGAAATGAACCCGTTCTTAGGCTGGCGTGCAATTCGCATCAGCCTAGATCGTCGTGAAATTCTTCGTGATCAACTACGTGGTATTCTACGTGCTTCGGCGCATGGCAAGATTCGCATCATGTTCCCGATGATTATCTCTATTGAAGAGATTCGTGAACTGAAAGCGGCGATTGAAGAATACAAAGCTGAATTACGCACTGAAGGTTTAGCTTTTGACGAGCAAATCGAAATCGGCGTAATGGTTGAGACACCTGCTGCAGCAGCTATCGCACACCACCTTGCTAAAGAAGTATCATTCTTTAGCATTGGTACAAACGACTTAACCCAGTATACTCTTGCAGTTGACCGCGGAAATGAGCTTATTTCTCATCTATATAACCCGCTATCTCCAGCAGTACTATTAGTGATCAAGCAAGTAATCGATGCTTCTCACAAAGAAGGTAAGTGGACTGGTATGTGTGGCGAGTTAGCTGGTGACGAACGTGCTACCCTATTACTATTAGGTATGGGCTTGGACGAGTTCAGCATGAGCGGAATTTCAATTCCACGTATTAAGAAAGTTATCCGTAACGCTAACTTTGCTGATGTTAAAGCTATGGCCGAGCAAGCACTTGCTATGCCAACAGCAGCTGAAATCGAAGCACACGTAGAAAAATTCATCGCAGAAAAAACTATCTGCTAA
- a CDS encoding HPr family phosphocarrier protein, with protein MYQKQVEITAENGLHTRPAAQFVKEAKAFEADITVTSNGKSANAKSLFKLQTLGLVKGTLVTISAEGAQAQTAVDHLVALMDTLH; from the coding sequence ATGTATCAGAAACAAGTTGAGATCACTGCAGAAAACGGCCTACACACTCGTCCAGCAGCTCAGTTCGTAAAAGAAGCAAAAGCATTTGAGGCAGACATTACTGTTACTTCTAACGGTAAAAGCGCTAACGCAAAAAGTCTTTTTAAACTACAAACTCTAGGTCTTGTTAAAGGCACACTAGTAACTATCTCTGCTGAAGGTGCTCAGGCTCAAACAGCTGTAGATCACCTAGTTGCTCTAATGGACACTCTGCACTAA
- the cysK gene encoding cysteine synthase A, giving the protein MSKIYEDNSLTIGNTPLVRLNRVSNGNVLAKIEARNPSFSVKCRIGSNMIWDAEKKGTLKEGIELVEPTSGNTGIALAFVAAARGYKLTLTMPESMSLERRKLLKALGANLVLTEAPKGMKGAIEKAEEIVASDPSKYLLLQQFNNPANPEIHEKTTGPEIWDATDGEIDVFVSGVGTGGTLTGVSRFIKHQKGKAITTVAVEPTESPVITQTLNGDDVKPAPHKIQGIGAGFIPGNLDLTLIDEVELVSSEDAIAMTRRLMEEEGILAGISSGAAVVAANKIAARPEFAGKKIVVVLPSSGERYLSTALFAGIFTEKENQQ; this is encoded by the coding sequence ATGAGCAAGATTTACGAAGATAATTCACTAACGATTGGCAACACTCCTCTAGTACGCCTTAACCGTGTTAGTAATGGTAATGTACTGGCAAAAATTGAAGCTCGTAACCCTAGCTTCAGCGTAAAATGCCGTATCGGTTCAAACATGATTTGGGATGCTGAAAAGAAAGGCACACTAAAGGAAGGCATTGAACTTGTAGAGCCAACCAGTGGTAATACTGGTATTGCTTTAGCCTTCGTTGCAGCAGCACGCGGATATAAATTAACGTTAACGATGCCTGAAAGCATGAGCTTAGAGCGCCGTAAACTGCTTAAAGCCCTTGGTGCCAACTTGGTATTAACCGAAGCACCGAAAGGTATGAAAGGCGCAATAGAAAAAGCGGAAGAAATTGTTGCATCAGACCCAAGTAAATATCTACTTCTACAACAGTTTAATAACCCAGCCAACCCTGAAATTCACGAGAAAACCACAGGACCTGAAATTTGGGACGCAACTGATGGCGAAATCGATGTCTTTGTTTCAGGCGTCGGTACAGGTGGCACACTAACGGGTGTAAGCCGATTCATTAAGCATCAGAAAGGCAAAGCCATTACAACGGTTGCTGTAGAACCTACTGAATCACCAGTTATCACTCAAACACTGAATGGCGATGACGTAAAACCAGCACCACACAAAATTCAAGGTATTGGCGCAGGCTTCATCCCAGGAAACCTAGACTTAACATTGATTGATGAAGTCGAATTAGTCAGTTCAGAAGATGCTATCGCGATGACACGCCGCTTAATGGAAGAAGAAGGTATTCTTGCTGGTATTTCCTCTGGTGCTGCTGTTGTTGCTGCAAATAAAATAGCTGCACGGCCTGAGTTCGCAGGCAAAAAGATTGTTGTAGTGTTACCTAGCTCAGGTGAAAGGTACCTATCAACAGCTCTTTTTGCTGGCATCTTCACAGAAAAAGAAAACCAACAGTGA
- the cysZ gene encoding sulfate transporter CysZ, which translates to MPQPQITPSPASGAGYFFRGMSLAIQPGTRRFVIFPLFINILLFGSAFGFVLSQLGDWINGWIAALPSWLDWLSYLLWPLLAIATLVIFSYLFSTIANWIAAPFNGLLAEHLEAKLTGEPAPDTGFKDIIKDLPRIMNREWIKLKYYLPKALGLLILLWIPAIGQTVGPVLWFLFSAWMMTIQYVDYPFDNHKVPFPTMRDALKVNRGKSLSFGSLVMLFTMTPILNLFVMPIAVCGATAMWVDHYRDQHKLN; encoded by the coding sequence ATGCCACAACCGCAAATAACTCCGTCTCCAGCGAGTGGAGCAGGATATTTTTTCCGTGGAATGTCGTTAGCAATACAACCGGGAACCCGTCGCTTTGTTATTTTCCCATTATTTATCAATATTCTTTTATTTGGGAGTGCGTTTGGATTTGTTTTAAGCCAGCTTGGGGATTGGATTAATGGCTGGATAGCAGCGCTACCGTCTTGGTTAGATTGGCTGTCATATCTACTGTGGCCATTGTTAGCAATTGCCACCTTAGTCATCTTTTCATACCTATTCAGCACAATAGCTAACTGGATAGCCGCCCCTTTTAATGGTTTATTAGCTGAACATCTAGAAGCCAAGTTAACCGGAGAACCAGCACCAGATACCGGATTTAAAGATATTATTAAAGATCTTCCCCGTATCATGAATCGAGAATGGATAAAGCTGAAATATTACTTGCCTAAAGCACTTGGGCTATTGATATTGCTTTGGATCCCAGCAATTGGCCAAACGGTAGGCCCTGTATTATGGTTTTTATTCAGCGCCTGGATGATGACAATTCAATATGTCGATTATCCATTCGATAACCACAAAGTACCCTTTCCAACAATGCGCGACGCATTAAAAGTAAACCGTGGTAAATCATTAAGCTTTGGTAGCTTAGTGATGCTTTTCACCATGACACCAATTCTAAATTTGTTTGTTATGCCCATTGCCGTATGTGGTGCTACCGCAATGTGGGTTGATCATTACCGTGATCAACATAAGTTAAACTAA
- the zipA gene encoding cell division protein ZipA: MQELRLVLIIVGALAISALLLHGLWTSRKEKPAKFGEKPLGKLDDSNRDTEGFDHTGVGSVRIINNAPEKDVAVHTSQRKEPELHFGEKIHADPLMDSPASVQVIDDMADLPRMSATSEKIEPKFSSDSVVPDPVATAVEEEPVRIAVEQPIQSEPASVVSDYTEVLNTPISDIPEVSEQEVKPEENKVLEPEPVIANVVPEPEPEPEPEPEPVLAPSYIALSVHARNGEMLQGAKLFQCLEQHNLIFGENAVYHRHADLAGTEPVLFSATNMVQPGNFPEDGGYNFETPGVSFYLMLPCYGSAKNNFNLMLQTVQRIADDLNADVLDHERAMVTPNRIAQYREKAKLYSQA, from the coding sequence ATGCAGGAATTGCGTTTGGTCCTTATTATTGTTGGTGCACTAGCTATTTCTGCGCTTCTTTTGCACGGATTGTGGACCAGTAGAAAAGAAAAACCCGCTAAATTTGGTGAAAAGCCACTTGGTAAGTTAGATGATTCTAACCGTGATACCGAAGGTTTTGATCATACTGGTGTGGGGTCTGTTCGTATTATAAATAATGCACCTGAAAAGGACGTGGCAGTACATACTTCACAAAGAAAAGAACCAGAACTTCATTTTGGTGAAAAGATTCATGCCGATCCTTTAATGGATAGCCCTGCATCAGTTCAAGTGATAGATGATATGGCTGATTTACCTAGAATGTCAGCCACATCTGAAAAAATTGAACCGAAGTTTAGCAGCGATAGTGTTGTTCCAGATCCTGTTGCAACGGCTGTCGAAGAAGAGCCCGTTCGTATCGCTGTTGAGCAACCTATTCAGTCAGAGCCAGCTTCGGTGGTGTCTGATTACACGGAAGTGCTCAATACCCCTATCTCTGATATTCCAGAAGTATCAGAACAAGAGGTGAAACCTGAAGAGAATAAAGTTCTAGAGCCTGAACCTGTTATCGCGAATGTTGTGCCAGAGCCAGAGCCAGAGCCAGAGCCAGAGCCAGAGCCAGTTTTAGCACCAAGTTATATAGCACTAAGCGTACATGCTCGTAATGGTGAGATGTTACAAGGAGCGAAATTATTCCAATGCCTTGAACAACATAATCTTATTTTTGGTGAAAACGCCGTATATCACCGACATGCCGATTTAGCTGGAACAGAGCCTGTATTGTTCTCTGCAACAAACATGGTTCAACCCGGTAATTTCCCTGAAGATGGTGGCTATAATTTTGAGACCCCTGGTGTGTCTTTCTATTTGATGCTGCCATGTTATGGTAGTGCTAAGAATAACTTCAATTTGATGTTACAAACCGTGCAGCGTATTGCGGACGATTTGAATGCCGATGTACTCGATCATGAACGTGCGATGGTAACACCTAATCGTATTGCTCAATATCGAGAGAAAGCAAAGCTGTATTCTCAAGCGTAA
- the ligA gene encoding NAD-dependent DNA ligase LigA, translated as MSTDIQQQLDTLREQLAYHGHRYYVEDNPEIPDAEYDRMMQQLLALEAEHPELMSVDSPSQRVGGTPLDSFTQVKHELPMLSLDNAFNDEELNAFEKRLLDRLITAGHVSYCCEPKLDGLAVSLMYENGVLVQAASRGDGATGENITTNVRTIRSIPLKLQGEGWPVRLEVRGEVFMPKKGFDELNARALKKGDKAFANPRNAAAGSLRQLDSKIAATRPLSFYAYSVGVVEGMDLAESQYERLVQLKGWGIPMCPEIRQLKTINDVIAYYQDIGERRQSLAYEIDGVVIKVDDVETQEQLGFVARAPRWAIAYKFPAQEEMTLLNNVEFQVGRTGAITPVAKLEPIFVGGVTVSNATLHNADEVARLGVMIGDTVIIRRAGDVIPQIVSVVESRRPDNAQAITFPITCPVCESNVERVEGEAVARCTGGLFCQAQRKEALKHFVSRKALDVDGCGEKVIEQLVDREMVTTPAGLFKLSAGIVTVLDRMGPKSAQKLVDSLANSKETTLPRFIYSLGIREVGEATAANLANHFETLEAITAASKEQLLVVPDVGEVVANNLLNFFREAHNMDVVEDLIAVGIHWPAIDKPEEGVELPLDGKVVVLTGSLSQLTRSDAKAALQALGAKVTGSVSSKTDLLVAGEAAGSKLTKAQELDIEIWDEQALVDFMNR; from the coding sequence ATGAGTACCGATATTCAGCAGCAACTTGATACCTTGCGTGAACAACTTGCCTATCATGGGCATCGTTATTATGTCGAAGATAACCCTGAAATACCTGATGCTGAATATGATCGTATGATGCAGCAGTTATTGGCATTAGAAGCTGAACACCCAGAATTGATGAGCGTAGATTCACCTAGCCAACGTGTGGGAGGTACGCCATTAGACAGCTTTACGCAGGTAAAACATGAACTGCCAATGTTGTCTTTAGATAATGCATTTAATGATGAAGAGTTAAATGCATTTGAAAAGCGCCTGTTAGATCGTCTTATTACTGCGGGTCATGTGTCTTACTGTTGTGAGCCTAAATTAGATGGGTTAGCTGTCAGCTTAATGTATGAAAATGGTGTACTGGTTCAAGCTGCTAGCCGTGGTGATGGTGCTACAGGGGAAAATATCACGACCAATGTACGTACCATTCGTTCGATCCCACTGAAGCTTCAAGGCGAAGGCTGGCCTGTACGGTTAGAAGTACGTGGTGAAGTTTTTATGCCAAAGAAAGGTTTTGATGAGCTGAATGCACGTGCATTGAAAAAGGGTGATAAGGCATTTGCGAACCCACGTAATGCTGCCGCGGGTAGCCTGCGTCAGCTTGATTCAAAAATTGCTGCAACGCGTCCTCTGAGTTTTTATGCATACTCTGTTGGTGTTGTCGAAGGGATGGATCTAGCCGAAAGCCAATATGAGCGTTTAGTTCAGCTTAAAGGCTGGGGCATTCCAATGTGTCCTGAAATCCGCCAGTTAAAAACAATTAACGATGTTATCGCTTATTACCAAGATATTGGTGAGCGCCGTCAATCGCTCGCTTATGAAATAGATGGCGTGGTTATTAAGGTCGACGATGTTGAAACCCAAGAACAATTGGGGTTTGTCGCTCGTGCACCTCGTTGGGCTATTGCGTATAAATTCCCAGCACAAGAAGAAATGACCTTACTTAACAATGTCGAGTTTCAAGTCGGGCGTACGGGGGCTATTACACCTGTCGCGAAACTTGAGCCGATTTTTGTTGGTGGGGTTACAGTGAGTAATGCCACACTACACAATGCTGATGAAGTGGCTCGCTTAGGCGTTATGATTGGCGATACTGTGATTATCCGCCGTGCTGGTGACGTGATTCCACAAATCGTGTCTGTTGTTGAATCTCGCCGACCTGATAACGCACAGGCAATCACTTTCCCAATAACGTGTCCTGTGTGTGAATCTAATGTTGAGCGTGTCGAAGGCGAAGCTGTTGCGCGTTGTACAGGAGGATTATTCTGCCAAGCACAACGCAAAGAAGCATTGAAGCACTTTGTTTCACGTAAAGCATTAGATGTTGACGGTTGTGGTGAAAAAGTTATCGAGCAATTGGTTGACCGCGAAATGGTCACAACACCTGCAGGGTTATTCAAGTTATCGGCTGGCATTGTGACTGTACTCGATCGCATGGGGCCTAAATCGGCTCAGAAACTGGTTGACTCACTTGCGAATTCAAAAGAAACCACTTTGCCACGCTTTATCTATTCATTGGGTATTCGTGAAGTTGGTGAAGCAACTGCGGCTAATTTGGCTAATCACTTCGAGACACTGGAAGCAATCACAGCAGCTTCGAAAGAACAGTTACTGGTTGTGCCAGATGTGGGAGAGGTTGTTGCCAATAACTTACTGAATTTCTTCCGTGAAGCACACAATATGGATGTAGTGGAAGATTTAATCGCCGTTGGTATTCATTGGCCTGCTATTGATAAACCAGAAGAAGGGGTAGAATTACCCCTTGATGGCAAAGTTGTTGTGTTAACCGGGTCGTTATCCCAACTTACTCGCTCTGATGCCAAGGCTGCACTTCAAGCTCTTGGTGCGAAAGTGACAGGCAGTGTCTCAAGCAAGACGGATTTACTGGTTGCTGGTGAAGCGGCGGGTTCTAAATTAACTAAAGCGCAAGAACTTGATATTGAAATTTGGGATGAACAAGCACTTGTTGATTTCATGAATCGTTAA
- a CDS encoding multidrug transporter, with protein MENMFKRSVLSAVVVGIMAGSALTVATPVQASGFFEDSTINGAVNIFMRDRTRASFNAETGKEGPKTANLDHGSIFTNLGFNSGYAGDVVGLDLNVYATFDMWQNSSPDHEFNFWNVESPYGDATPSKGDCLNNKNEDDSESKWSASCNDNGISYQTVAAKFKLGEDGTAKLGYFQPSVPSAMGVNWSYAAGTYLGGEAGYKFGNLDLGAVYATRYKAPWFKDTYEFQTTNGEDAGDAYSFGGRYTLASGLLFDAAYAGMTDGDRKNAHFKVNNTLESGLYLSGQVYMVDDDEQYDSTAYQFAFMSAKSFGAYSVRAEATYTVADAEGEGSMGNFAYRLTSQYGGSNGTYDVWWNNRSDFNHDGELALFGSLSRDFADLGATGLSAGLSAAMGVASSDVAGLDDLSEYAGSVFVNYVIQNGALEGANVGFHYTEFVNDTKTDNWTGWTNLFQDESDIKVSLTIPYSIK; from the coding sequence ATGGAAAACATGTTTAAGCGCTCAGTGCTTAGCGCCGTAGTTGTGGGTATTATGGCAGGTTCTGCTCTGACAGTTGCTACACCGGTTCAGGCGAGCGGTTTCTTTGAAGATTCTACCATTAATGGTGCTGTTAATATTTTTATGCGTGATCGAACCCGTGCAAGTTTCAATGCTGAAACTGGAAAGGAGGGTCCTAAAACGGCCAACCTAGATCACGGCTCAATCTTTACTAACCTGGGCTTTAATTCTGGCTATGCAGGCGATGTTGTGGGTCTGGACTTAAACGTGTATGCAACATTTGATATGTGGCAAAATAGTTCACCAGATCATGAATTCAACTTTTGGAATGTAGAGAGCCCTTATGGTGATGCGACTCCAAGTAAAGGTGATTGTCTAAACAATAAGAATGAGGATGACTCCGAAAGTAAATGGAGCGCGAGCTGTAATGATAATGGCATCAGCTATCAAACTGTTGCAGCTAAGTTCAAGTTAGGTGAAGATGGTACTGCCAAGCTTGGTTACTTCCAGCCATCTGTACCATCAGCAATGGGTGTTAACTGGAGCTATGCTGCTGGTACTTACCTTGGTGGTGAAGCGGGTTATAAATTTGGTAATTTGGACTTAGGTGCAGTGTATGCGACACGATACAAGGCTCCGTGGTTTAAAGATACATATGAATTTCAGACCACTAACGGCGAAGATGCTGGTGATGCTTACTCTTTCGGTGGCCGCTATACTCTAGCTAGTGGTCTTCTGTTTGATGCTGCATATGCAGGTATGACAGATGGCGACCGTAAGAATGCTCACTTCAAGGTGAATAATACGCTAGAGAGTGGCCTGTATCTTTCTGGTCAGGTATACATGGTTGATGATGACGAGCAGTACGACAGCACTGCATACCAGTTTGCCTTCATGTCAGCTAAATCTTTCGGTGCTTATTCGGTACGTGCAGAAGCAACATACACAGTTGCCGATGCGGAAGGAGAAGGTAGCATGGGCAACTTTGCCTACCGTCTAACTTCTCAGTACGGTGGTTCAAACGGTACGTATGATGTCTGGTGGAACAACCGCTCAGATTTTAACCATGATGGCGAATTAGCATTATTTGGTTCACTATCTCGTGACTTCGCTGATTTAGGTGCCACTGGTTTGAGTGCTGGTTTGTCTGCGGCAATGGGTGTGGCTTCTTCTGATGTTGCTGGCCTTGATGACCTATCTGAATACGCGGGTAGTGTGTTTGTTAATTATGTAATCCAGAATGGTGCGCTAGAAGGTGCAAACGTTGGTTTCCATTACACTGAATTCGTCAACGATACTAAAACTGATAACTGGACTGGCTGGACTAACTTGTTCCAAGACGAGTCAGACATCAAAGTGTCGCTAACAATCCCTTATTCTATCAAGTAA
- a CDS encoding ISAs1 family transposase — protein sequence MLFLQEIENIEDHRVDANKEYDLVDIIFLTVAAMLCGARGWKGIKIFGDTQLVWLRQYRDFNNGIPTRHSIGRIIRGIKAESLMSCFIGFSNQLREQSKRDHIAFDGKVIKGSKHGDEVNALQLMTAMVVESGLIIYQKETDKKTNEIPVMQSMLDSMNIDDAVITADAMHCQTETASTIREGNADYVLQVKSNQGNLCKEIAAYFHKAHRDTPDLIKKSQFIELDGEHGRINERHYRLLPITDWFDETEKFKDSYAVIEVERTRAMKNRIGHETSYYITSSKEDESKIYAEDGARNLATIRRALLNLIKEHPFKDSVAGKMQRACWDGEFRAEILFGHKSNKA from the coding sequence ATGCTATTTTTACAAGAAATTGAAAACATTGAAGATCACCGTGTTGATGCGAATAAAGAGTATGATCTGGTTGATATTATTTTTCTGACGGTAGCTGCAATGCTTTGCGGGGCTAGAGGCTGGAAAGGCATTAAGATATTTGGTGATACTCAACTTGTCTGGTTAAGACAATATCGAGATTTTAACAACGGTATTCCTACAAGGCACTCTATCGGGCGTATTATTCGAGGAATAAAAGCTGAAAGCTTGATGTCATGCTTTATCGGTTTTTCAAATCAGCTTAGAGAGCAGAGCAAAAGAGATCATATTGCCTTTGATGGCAAAGTGATTAAAGGCTCAAAGCATGGTGACGAAGTTAATGCTTTGCAGTTAATGACAGCGATGGTGGTTGAAAGCGGATTGATTATTTATCAAAAAGAAACCGACAAGAAAACCAATGAGATACCGGTCATGCAGTCAATGCTGGATAGCATGAATATTGATGATGCTGTTATTACAGCAGACGCTATGCACTGTCAAACAGAAACAGCATCAACTATACGGGAAGGAAACGCTGATTATGTTCTGCAAGTTAAAAGTAACCAGGGAAATCTGTGTAAAGAAATAGCGGCTTATTTCCATAAAGCTCATCGTGACACTCCAGATTTAATAAAGAAAAGTCAATTCATAGAGTTAGATGGAGAGCATGGCCGGATCAATGAAAGGCACTATCGACTTTTACCAATAACAGACTGGTTTGATGAAACGGAAAAATTCAAAGATAGCTATGCCGTTATTGAAGTCGAGCGGACACGTGCTATGAAAAACAGAATAGGGCATGAAACCTCTTATTACATCACCTCTTCAAAAGAAGATGAAAGCAAAATCTATGCAGAGGATGGAGCGAGAAACTTAGCGACTATCCGACGCGCGCTACTAAACTTGATTAAAGAGCACCCTTTTAAAGACAGTGTTGCAGGAAAAATGCAGCGAGCCTGTTGGGACGGTGAGTTCAGGGCTGAGATCCTGTTTGGTCATAAATCAAACAAAGCATAA